GCACGATATAACCCCATAAAATGTTAATTTTGGGCTCTATTCCAATTTTTATGGCAAGAGAATTGAGCAAAACGGCCTACACGCTTCGATCTGTAGCAACAGGTAAGGCCTTCGAAGATACGGGTTGGTCGCTCGACCCGCAGGGAGAAACTACACCTAGCTTAATTAGGGCGGAGTACCAGCACAAACAGCTGAATGTAAAGGACGAGGAGTACGGGATCTACAAGTTTGCCGATTGGCTACCTGTATCTAGGATGCTGAAAGGCTCGTCGGCACCGGTAACCTACAAGAGCGAGGGGCTTGCCCAGGAGCTTGGGCTTTCGAACCTATACGTCACCTTTAACGGCTGGTGGCCCGAGCGAGGTGCTTATAACCGAACCTGCTCCTTTAAGGAGACCGAGGCGTACTCTGTTTGCGGTCGTATGGGCACCGACTTTGGAAAAACGCTTGTTGTTGCCTCGGCAGGTAATACCGCACGCGCATTTGCTAAGGTTTGCTCCGATAACGAGATTCCGTTGCTGCTATGTGTGCCCGAGGATAATCTCGATGCGCTTTGGTTTGACAAGCCAATTGCCAGCTGTGTAAAGCTGATTTGCACCAAAAAAGGCAGCGACTACTTTGATGCCATCAACCTTTCGAACCTAGCCTGCCAGGTGGATGGGTATATTGCCGAAGGAGGAGCAAAGAACATTGCTCGTCGGGATGGAATGGGTACAACCATGCTCTCGGCAGCCACGTTTATAGGGCAAATACCCGACTACTACTTTCAGGCTGTAGGCAGCGGAACAGGAGCCATTGCGGCTTGGGAGGCAAACCTTCGTCTTATTGCCGATGGGCGATTTGGTGCTAGAAAGGTAAAACTGATGGTAGCCCAAAATGCTCCGTTTACTCCCATGTATGATGCTTGGAAGGCCGACTCGCGGGCGCTGCTACCAATGGACGACGACGATGCCCGCCGTAGCGTTGAGGAGATTGTGGCCAAGGTTTTATCTAACCGTAAGCCTCCCTATTCTATCACAGGTGGGCTGTTTGATGCCCTGAAGGATGCTGGCGGGGATATTCTTGTGGCAACCAACGAGGAGGCGGCAGCTGCTGCCGAAATGTTTGAAAAGCTAGAGGGGATAGACATCCATCCTGCTGCAGCCATTGCGCTGGCATCGCTGATTAACGCCGTAAGGGATGGATTGGTTGAGCCAGATGCGGTTGTCATGCTAAATATTACTGGAGGCGGAGAGGATCGGTATAAGGGTGACTTCCCGCTTCATTACCTCAAGCCATCGGCCATATTTGATTATAATCCGACGTTGGAGGAGGTTCGGGAACGAATTGCCAGCCTGTAGAAACTTAAAATATTATTTAGCCTAGCATTGATCATATGCTAGGCTTTTTTGTTTGGTAGGTATAAAAAAACTCCCGACGTACACCACATACCATCGGGAGTCAGAGATAAATTTGAAACAGGTTCAAATTCACTGGGCACAGCTATCGCAGCTCTCCAAGTACCTTCTTTAAGTTAGAATCGCTAAGCATGGCTTCCATTCTAGCATCAATATTTTCGGATATGGCGCTTTGCCATAATGCTTGTGCTTCTAGTACGTCCGAAGCCGAAAGAACACCCTCCTTGAAGCCATCGCTGGCTACCTTGAGGTTCTCCTCTGCCTTGTCAATGTTCTTTTGGGTCATTGCCACACGGCGGTTGGCTTCGTTGACCTTAAAGATAGCTTGATTCACCTGTAGGGTGATCTTCTCTTTGGCCTCTTCCATCTTCATGGAGGCTATTTTTTGTTCCACTTTTGCGGCGGTTAGTGTATGTTGTCTTTCGCCCCAGTGGAAAATAGGGATGTTTAGAACAACACCAACATTCCAGTCGAATCCAAAATCATTGGTTAGCCCCTTGTATGGGTTGGGGTTAGCGGCAAGGTAGTTGGCCGTAAGCACAACGTTGGGCATAAATCGCGAGCGGGCAAGCTTTACGCCAGACTCTGTCATGCGGTTGGCTAAATCGAGCGCAACCATTTCGTTGCGATGGCCAAGCGCATAGCTGGCATAGCCGGTGTCGACAACGCTGGCGAGCTTAGGTGTGGGCTGATCGGCAAGGATAACTTCGGAATCGAGGGGGAGGCCAATTTGTTGGCATAACGCCATCTTTGATAGCTGTAGGCCATCTTCCGCTTTGGATAGATTTAGATCGGCCTCGTTAACCTTGACCTTAACCTTAAGCTGGTCGTTGCGGGTGATAACGCCCTCCTTAAACATATCGTCAACATCGCTATTTAGGCGGGTGATGAGGTTGTTGAAATCTTGAGCCAGCTTAACTTTGGCCTGCAGCGATACAACGCGCCAGTAGGCCTCGTCGACATTGTAAAGCGCGTCGGCATCGTCGATCTTTTGCTTGGCAACGGCCACCTCTTTGGAGTAGCCAGCCACCTTGTTTATTTCGCGTACCTTTCCGCCCAGGTAAACAGGCTGGATGAGGCTCACCATTCCGATGTAGTAGTTCTTTTGCTCCACTCTGGTTTGATCGGCAGGAAGGAAGGCGTAGTTCTTCCAATCGAGCTTTTCGGGATTTTCTTTGGGGTTGAACGGTTTCCCATCCTTATCTAAGGGGGCAGGAGTACCGTTTATGATGGTCCACTTGTTGTTAAGGCTTTCGGACGAAATGGTTCCGTCAGCATTTAGCTTGGGAAGTGAAGGTCCGAAGCTACCGTCGCCATACTTTACGCCGATGGGGAGCATTTTATCTTCGCTTAGCAGCTGCAGCTCGTTGTTGGTACGTAGGTAGGTGGCGGTGAAGCTAATGTTGGGATAGTAGTGCGCCTTGGCTGCTTTTTGGAGCGCATCGGCGGCTTCGACCTTGGCGGCGGAAATCTGTACTCCCTTGTTATGCTCGAGCGCCATCTTTCGGCACTGCTCTAATGTTAGTGGTGTGTTGGCAGCTTGGCCTAATGCACCAGTGCAGGTAGCAATGAATGCGGCAAGGACAATTGTCTTTCTCATAGTTTGAACCTTCTATTTTGATAGTATTCCGTTAAAAATAATGGAGAGCAAGTCGTCTATTCGTTGGTCGAGGTTGCCTTGGCTCTCGACGTCGGAGAAGAGCGGAATTTCGAGCCCTTTTAGGACGGTGAAGTAGGCAACTGATGCAAACTCTACGTGCTTTAGGGCAAATTCGCCATTTTG
The genomic region above belongs to Alistipes sp. ZOR0009 and contains:
- a CDS encoding cysteate synthase encodes the protein MARELSKTAYTLRSVATGKAFEDTGWSLDPQGETTPSLIRAEYQHKQLNVKDEEYGIYKFADWLPVSRMLKGSSAPVTYKSEGLAQELGLSNLYVTFNGWWPERGAYNRTCSFKETEAYSVCGRMGTDFGKTLVVASAGNTARAFAKVCSDNEIPLLLCVPEDNLDALWFDKPIASCVKLICTKKGSDYFDAINLSNLACQVDGYIAEGGAKNIARRDGMGTTMLSAATFIGQIPDYYFQAVGSGTGAIAAWEANLRLIADGRFGARKVKLMVAQNAPFTPMYDAWKADSRALLPMDDDDARRSVEEIVAKVLSNRKPPYSITGGLFDALKDAGGDILVATNEEAAAAAEMFEKLEGIDIHPAAAIALASLINAVRDGLVEPDAVVMLNITGGGEDRYKGDFPLHYLKPSAIFDYNPTLEEVRERIASL
- a CDS encoding TolC family protein; the encoded protein is MRKTIVLAAFIATCTGALGQAANTPLTLEQCRKMALEHNKGVQISAAKVEAADALQKAAKAHYYPNISFTATYLRTNNELQLLSEDKMLPIGVKYGDGSFGPSLPKLNADGTISSESLNNKWTIINGTPAPLDKDGKPFNPKENPEKLDWKNYAFLPADQTRVEQKNYYIGMVSLIQPVYLGGKVREINKVAGYSKEVAVAKQKIDDADALYNVDEAYWRVVSLQAKVKLAQDFNNLITRLNSDVDDMFKEGVITRNDQLKVKVKVNEADLNLSKAEDGLQLSKMALCQQIGLPLDSEVILADQPTPKLASVVDTGYASYALGHRNEMVALDLANRMTESGVKLARSRFMPNVVLTANYLAANPNPYKGLTNDFGFDWNVGVVLNIPIFHWGERQHTLTAAKVEQKIASMKMEEAKEKITLQVNQAIFKVNEANRRVAMTQKNIDKAEENLKVASDGFKEGVLSASDVLEAQALWQSAISENIDARMEAMLSDSNLKKVLGELR